Genomic DNA from Banduia mediterranea:
GATATAATTGCAATTATAAAAATAACATGCGGGTTAGGTGAATCCGTTCGATTGTCTCGTCGCCTTCATTTTCAGCAGAAAGCTTTCGGTGCCCAGATAGCGGGCCTGATCGCCCATCAGCCGCTCCACCGTCTCCTTGACCCGAACGGCGCTGCCTTCCGAAAAAGCGTCCGCAATGATGTACTGCGGATCGATCCGGATAATGCTGTGGCCAACGCTCCCGTCCACGGTATCGGGGTCCGCCCAGTAGAGATCCGCAGCCAGGACCCGCCCGTCTTCGTCCCGTTCCGCCCCTGCGAGCAGGTCTTCACGGCTGAGGTCCGGGTCCAGCGGAGCCAGTGCATCGAACGCTGCCTGTGGGCAATCGATCACGAACCTTACGCGATGACCGCCCACGGCATCCGCCTCGTCCCGCAGCAACAGTAATGCATTGGTCGATGCATAGAGCCGACGGATTGCCTCGCCATGTTGGTGGGGTATGTCCGCCGGTGAGATCGCATGTTCGGCCAGAATCGCCTCACGCAATTCGGACACCAGGACCTCGCATTCCGCCGGCAGCCGAACGGTGTTGCAGGCTTCGAACATGCACAACTCGTCGACGTCCACGAGCACGGCGAACAGGATTTCTCCCACGTCGGCGGTCAGTGAGATCTGCCGCTCTTGAACTTCGCGCCGCTCGTCGGTGAACAGATCCCGAAGCTTCAAGTCGATTCCGGGCCGACACGCCTCGACTACGTAGAAGCTGAAAGGAGACTGCATTGCAGCCTCGACGTAGCGTCGCGCATCCGTCGAGAGCTGATGTCCGCGACGTTCGAGAAAGACCCGTGTCGGCGTCCGCCCGTAGAGGGACTCGTCGGCCAGCTCGAGATCCTCGCGGGCCGGAATCCAGTGGTGCATCATCCAGGGACCCGCAAGCGGCAAGTAATCGTCCTGATAGCCCACTAGCCTCGGCTTGGGCGCGATGAACCGGATGAATGCCGCGGTGAAAGTCTCGGTTCCATAAGTGTCCTCGACGAATCGCATCATTCGTGTCGGCAGATCGTTGATCTTGCGCCGCAAACGCATGTGGCTCAGGTAGAGGGGCGACTGAGTCTCCTGTTGCGCCGTTGCCAGGCAGCACCGCTTGTACTTTTTGCCGCTGCCGCAAGGGCAGGGGTCGTTGCGTCCAATTTTCATGAGTTCCGATGCTTTGCTTGCAGCCATCCACGAACGGGGAATGCGCCGGGCATGTGGATGATGATCGTCGATGACGTGAAAGTTTATTAGCGGTTTCCACTCGTTTCGGCATGGACTCGAGCGAAAACTCCCTCAAACGCGAGGTTTTCTGATCAAGCAGCCAAAAACGGCATGTTCGTTGTGAGATTTGCCTGACAGCTGGGGCGGTGAACGGCCGCCGGGCGGGGCGGACCGCCCTGACCCAAAGGGCACGCCCGCGGCTGTCAAACGCTGGCGGCGTCGAGATAGAACCGGCGCGGGGAGAGTCCCGTTGATGAGGCTGGCTGTGCCAGCCGGTCACATCGGCGCCTAGGCGCCGGTGGGATTCGGCGCCCGCCACGCTCGCTCGAACGGCAGGCGCCAGGCATGCGGGGCGATCAGCTGGTGGATCGCCTTGGGGCCCCAGGAGCCGGGTTCGTAAAAACGCACCGGCGGCGGGTTCTCCAGCAGCGGGGCCGAGACTTCCCACAGCCGCTCGATGCCTTCGGCCGTCGTGAACAGGGTGTGGTCGCCGCGCATGGCATCGAGAATCAGGCGCTCGTAGGCTTCGAGCACATCGCCGATCAGGCCGGTATCGTGCATCGCGAACTGCAGGCTCAGCTTGTCCAGACGCATGCCGGGTCCGGGGCGTTTGCCGTAGAACGACAACGAGACCTTGGAGGCATCCGCGAGATCGAAGGTGAGATGATCCGGTCCCTGCGAGCCGATGCCGGAACCGGCCGGGAACATGCTTTTGGGCGGTTCGCGAAAGGCGATGGAAATGATGCGCTGCCCCTCGGCCAGGCGTTTGCCGGTGCGCAGGTAGAACGGCACGCCGGCCCAGCGCCAGTTGTCGATCTGGCATTTCAGCGCGACAAAGGTTTCCGTGTCGGACGCCGGGTCCACGCCTTTCTCCGTGCGGTAGCCGGCGTACTGGGCGCGCACCACGTTGTTCGGGTCCAGCGGCAACATGCTGCGGAATACCTTGTTCTTTTCCTCGCTGATGGGTGCGGGCTCCAGCGCGGTCGGTGGCTCCATCGCCATGAACGCCAGAATCTGGAACAAATGGGTCACCACCATGTCGCGGTAGGCGCCGGTCTGTTCGTAAAAGGCGGAGCGCTGGCCCAGGCCCAGGGTTTCGGGCACATCGATCTGCACATGATCGATGAAGTTGCGATTCCAGATCGGCTCGAACAGGCCATTGGCGAAGCGAAAGGCGAGGATATTCTGCGCCGGCTCCTTGCCCAGGAAGTGGTCGATGCGAAAGATCTGATCTTCGCTGAAGACCTCGTGCAGTTTGCTGTTGAGCGACACGGCACTGGCGAGATCGGTGCCGAACGGCTTTTCCATGATGATGCGGGAACGTTGCGCCAGCCCCGCTTCACCGAGTGCGTGCACCACCGGCAGAGCCGCGCTCGGCGGTACGCTGAGGTAGTGCAGCAGGCGGGACTCGCCCGACAAGGATTGCTGCGCCCGTTCGACAGCCGCCTTGACGGCTTCCGTGCCGGCGGACAGCGGCACGTAGTCGAGAGTCTTGGCGAAAGTATTCCAGTCGTCCTTCGTCAACTTGCGGGTCGAGAATTCCTCCAGCGCGCCGCGTACGATCTGACGGAAGCCGTCGGTATCGAGATCGTCCAGCGACAGACCGATGATGCGGCAGCCGGGAATAAAGCCGGCCTTCGACAGATGAAACAGACCGGGCAGCAGTTTGCGCCGTGCAAGGTCTCCGGTGGCACCCACCAGCACGACCACTTGCGGGAATCGCGGCCCAACCCCCGGAGGAACTTTTTTCACGGCGTGAACTCCCCTGTTGCTACGTTTTTGCCTCAATACCAGCATACGGGTCCGCACCGCCTGGAAATCATCCGGACCCAAACGGTATGCAAAGCAAGGCTGGCGCCAAGTTGCGCCGCCGGCGTCTCAGATCGTCTGTCGCCGTGCACCACGACTGATGATGTGCCCAAGGTCTCTGTCGTCATTCCGGAGCCCGCGCGGCGGGAATCCGGAAATCCAGGCAAGGCCTCCTGACGCCACGGGCCCGCATTGTCTTTGTGGGTGGTTCGCGTCCGGGCGGCATTCCCAGCCCCCCGTTCGTCGAAAGCCTGCGCAATCGAGGTGGAGGGTCTGCTAACTCTCGATGACTCGACGAATTTCAGCTTCGGCCAGGTGTAGGCAGTGCGACGAATGCTTTCTGGTGTTCCACGCTGGCCGCGAGCCCGTACGGCGAAACAGGGAGGGGAAATGATCGGCAAGACATTTGACATGAGGGGTCTCTCATTGCGAGTGTGCGGTTGCGTTCCTGTTCTGCTGGTGCTGCTCCTGGGTGTCATGCCGCGTGTGAGCGCCGCCGACATCGCACCGACGGCGGTCGAGCCGCAGGACGAGGCCGTGCTGCGTTGCTTTTCGCTGAGAAGCGGCAATCCTGCGGCGGCAGTCGACTTGGCGAAATCGATCCTCGGCGCCGCCTCCCTGACGGTTGAAAACGAGATCAAGGCGCTGGCCTGTCTGGGGCGGGCCGAGGGCATGGTCGGCAACACGCAGGGCGCGATCGATGCTGCGGTGCGGGTCCAGCAGCGGCTGGACGAACACCCGATGCCGAACGATTTTGCACTGCGCGCCCTGTCCAACGCCGGTGCGAGTCTTCATGTGGCCGGCGAGATTTCCCGCGCCGAAGCCCTGTATCTCAAGGCGTACCAATTGGCTGAAGCGGAAGACCTGGCGGTCGCGCAAAGCGTGATGTTGAACAACGTGGCGACGATCCAGAGTGAGTATCTCGATGCCCCCGAGCTTGCCGACCATTACTACCGGCAAGCCATCGCACTGAGCCGGGAAGGCGATGGTGGTGATCGAAATGTTCTGTTCTACAACTTTGCCGCCAACCTGGTTCGACTCGGACGCGATGAGGAGGCGGCCGTGGCTCTGGACCAGGCGATGGCGATCGCGCAGCGGACCAACAGCACGATGTTCATCGACCGACTCAAGTCCGAGCGGGCGACGCTACTGCGCAAACAAGGCCGATCCGCGCAGGCACAGGCCTTGTTGACGGAGGCCATCGCCAGCCAGAGGCAACTCCCGGACCCGGAGGGTGAAGCCCTGAGTCTGGCCAAGCTTTCCACGCTGCAACGGGAGCAAGGCAATGCGCTTGCCGCACTGGACGGCGCTCGGGCCGCGGTGCGCCTGGTGGACGGCAGCAGCTTCCGTGGCGCCTTGGTGGACAGCCTGCGTGCATTGTCGGCGGCACTTGCTGCGGCGGGGCAGGTGGACGCGGCGATGCAGACCGTAGAACGCGTACATGGCTTGCAGATGTCCAGTCTCAGGGATTACGAAAGGAGTTCACTGGCCGGCTTGCAAGCCCGGCTGCAGGACGCTGCCGGAGCCAGCGAACTCGAACGCCTGCGACATGAGCAGGCCCTTGGCGCACTACGTGCCGATCGCGCCCGGCTGGTACGCAACTGGGTCAGTGGCGTAGCACTCCTGCTGTGTTTCGGTGGTCTGACCTTCAGTGTGATGACGCGCCGGCTCAACCACCGACTCAAGGTGCTGAGCACCGTGGACGTGCTCACCGGCCTGCTCAACCGCCGTGCTGCCACCGAAAGCTTGATGGAATGTTCAGGCGCTCCGGAAGCCAATGGCGTTCTGATGCTGATCGATATCGACAAGTTCAAGAGCATCAACGACCGGTTCGGCCACGACGCAGGCGACCGGGCGCTGCGGGAGCTGGCCGCGCGGCTTGGAAAGGCCTGCCGCCCGGATGACCTGCTGGCTCGCTGGGGCGGCGAGGAGTTCCTGGTGGTCTGCAAGAACCTCGATGCTCAGCAGGCCAGTGCGCTGGCCGAGCGTTTGCGTCTGGCAGCCTCACGTTGGCCGATCGACGTGTCCGAAAAGCATCGTATCCAGCTGACGATCTCGATTGGATTCGCGCCCTACCCGTTCTTTGCGGGCCTGCACCGCACAGCGACGGGACCGACCAGCTGGCAGGACGTCACCCGCATCGCCGACCGCGCGCTGTATGCCGCCAAAGACTCAGGGCGAAACGCCTGGGTTGGTCTCTGGGGACTGGCCGGCGCAAAAAATGTGACGAACGAGACGCTCCTCGACGATCCTGAGGGCGCTGAGTCCAAAGGGCAGATCGAGATTCTTAGCAGTCGCCCGATTACTTGGAGCGTATTGCCCAAGGATGTTGTCGGAGAGCAGTCCAGACCGGTATTGACAGCGATCCCCGTTCGAGCGCTTCAATGAGGCTGCGGCTTTCGCCACAGAGCAACCCTCTCCACGAACGTAGGCAGCCACCGCTTTGCGACGCTTCAATGAGGCTGCGGCTTTCGCCGCAGAGCAACTGAGCAAGAACCTGCCTATTGTGGGCGGCGTCGCTATCGCTTCAATGAGGCTGCGGCTTTCGCCGCAGAGCAACAGTTTGACTGTGGAACTCCGAAACCTCGAAGCACGAGCGCTTCAATGAGGCTGCGGCTTTCGCCGCAGAGCAACCGGCGGGCTGGCGACCTTACGTCTAGGCGTCGATGGGCTTCAATGAGGCTGCGGCTTTCGCCGCAGAGCAACGGCGATCAGGTGAGGTTCACCTTCCAGGGCGTCACGGGCTTCAATGAGGCTGCGGCTTTCGCCGCAGAGCAACCACCCCATACCATAGTGCAAGTGCTTAAGTTGGCTAAGGCTTCAATGAGGCTGCGGCTTTCGCCGCAGAGCAACCCGAAGCGGCGTCGGTTCCACCATTTAACAGCGCGCAGCTTCAATGAGGCTGCGGCTTTCGCCGCAGAGCAACTAGTCGTAGCGCAGTGCTCCGCCCGATAGATCGCTGTCGCTTCAATGAGGCTGCGGCTTTCGCCGCAGAGCAACGCGACGGCCTGGCCGGCTTCCTCGGCCGAGATGTTGCTTCAATGAGGCTGCGGCTTTCGCCGCAGAGCAACTGACCCCACTGTAAGCGGCGAGATAGCTCTGCGAGAGACCCGGCTTCAATGAGGCTGCGGCTTTCGCCGCAGAGCAACAAGCCAATCCGGACGATCCGCCTGAGAGTCCTGAGCCGCTTCAATGAGGCTGCGGCTTTCGCCGCAGAGCAACCTGTCAACTCATCCTCCTCCTCCTCGATTGGACCCAAGCTTCAATGAGGCTGCGGCTTTCGCCGCAGAGCAACGCATGCGCTGAACAGATTGAACTGGCATATCCTGTCAAGCTTCAATGAGGCTGCGGCTTTCGCCGCAGAGCAACCAATATGAGCACAGTTCGTCTGAGTAAGTGTATCCGGGGCTTCAATGAGGCTGCGGCTTTCGCCGCAGAGCAACGACCTCGGCCTGGACAGCACCAGCCGGTTTTTCCACGCTTCAATGAGGCTGCGGCTTTCGCCGCAGAGCAACCGGCAATGCACACGCTGCCGATCACGCCGAGTCCCCCTGCTTCAATGAGGCTGCGGCTTTCGCCGCAGAGCAACATCGTCGGACGGCACCCTGTCGAGCCGGATCGACACCGCTTCAATGAGGCTGCGGCTTTCGCCGCAGAGCAACATGCGGCCATCGAAGCCGGAAGGGCTCGGCAGCAAAAGGCTTCAATGAGGCTGCGGCTTTCGCCGCAGAGCAACAGCGTATGGGCCTGCCCCCTATTCCGGCGTGCAGATGCTTCAATGAGGCTGCGGCTTTCGCCGCAGAGCAACCCCGGAAGGGGTATCAGCGCCTGTCGGACAGCGCTCGCTTCAATGAGGCTGCGGCTTTCGCCGCAGAGCAACCATGCGGCGTAAGGCCATCGTCTGCTGGGCTTATCAGCTTCAATGAGGCTGCGGCTTTCGCCGCAGAGCAACATCTGCTGCAGATCCTCGTCGGCGTGGCGGACAAGACCGCTTCAATGAGGCTGCGGCTTTCGCCGCAGAGCAACGCCGAACGAACTGAACGACCCCGGAAGCGGATATCAGGCTTCAATGAGGCTGCGGCTTTCGCCGCAGAGCAACGCGCGACCTCGGGGCAAAGCCCAAGGCCAAACAAACGCTTCAATGAGGCTGCGGCTTTCGCCGCAGAGCAACAGCTCACAGATCAAGGGGTCCGCGATCTGAATATCACGGCTTCAATGAGGCTGCGGCTTTCGCCGCAGAGCAACGCCCCCTGTGCAATTCGTTTGGCCGCAAGGCCTGCAACCAGGGATTGCGAGCGCTGTGGCGTCACGTTCCGGTTCAGCACCGGACAAGAGAGGCGATTGTGACTTATACACGGGTAATCGGCTGATTGTTAAGGAAACAAGCGACTGCGAGCGCTGCCGGGCTTTTTGTCAGCATTGGAGTGCTCGCGCCACTACGGCAAAAAAATAGCTTTACACAATCGTGGGTTCGCGAGCCACCGCTTTGAACGCCACCCCCAAGCTGATGACTCTGGGTCTGACGGTGTCGGCCGGCCCCAAATCCAGCATCACAACATGATCCTGCCCGTCCACAATGATTCCGTCCAGCAGTTGGATCAGTTCGGCCTGCCGGCGTGCGGAAAGTCGGCATTGAAATACCGACAATTGCAGCCATTCGCCATAGCCTTTCATCAGCTTGAAGATGCGCCGCCCGCGTTTGTCGTCTCGAATGTCGTAGGTGACGATGTACAGGTGTTCTTGCATGCGGGCTTCACCGTGTCGTGAAGTTGGGGTTCTCGGTCATTTCACCTTGCAGGAATCGCCCGAGCAGGCGGCATTGCAACTCCAGCAGGCGACGATAGCTCACGCGATAGCCGAACAGCGGATGCGTCACTTCGTGCGACAAACGCCGTTCGAACGCGGCGATGAATCGTTTGCGCCCTTCGTCGCTCAAGTTGGTGCGGCCAGCGCCGCCGACGAAATCGGTGGGGCGAACTTCACCATTGTTGATCACCTGCAGTACGGTGGAATCGGCGATCAGTGGGCGGAAGGGTTCCATCAGGTCCAGCGCCAATGCCGGCCGACCGTACCGCGGTTGATGGTAGAAGCCGCGGTAGGCGTCGAATCCCACTGTGGTCAATGTGTTCGTCAGCGTGCGGCTGAGCATGGCGTAGGCGAAGGACAGCAAGGCGTTCACCGGGTCCGCCGGTGGGCGGCGATTGCGGCGATGAAAGTCGAAGGCGAAGTTCGCCTCGCCTTCGCGTTTGATCAATTGGGCGAAGGCGCCGAAGTAGATGGACGCTCCGTTGCCTTCGATCCCCAGTAGCGATTCGAGACTGCGCGCGCGCACGCAGGCTTTGATGGCATGTTCGAGTTGGCTCAGGAATGGGTCCACCGGCGTGGTGCCGCGCCAGTTGCGGCGCAGCATCACTCGGCTGTTGACCAGTTTGGCGCGTACCCAGCCCTTGGCCAGAGTGAGGCAGATGTTTTCATCGTCCGCACCGCGGTGCTGCGCGATTCGCAGTTCCACATTCTTGTGGCCGATGCCAGCGGTGTAACCCAGGAACCAGCCGCCGTAGCTGTGCCAGGACACCGGGATCTGGCGCCGCATCAATTCATGCAGCGTCGGCGTGGTGACGTAGACGTTGCCGTGCAGAATCAGGTGGGAGATTTCCGCGAGGCGAGGGCGCGCAACGGCTTTGTCGTCCACGCTGATTTCGAGGTTGTCGCCGCTCTAGGCGACCTTGGCCTTGTTCGCCTGCACGTAGACCGGCATCGATTCGGAGACGCCCACTGCAATCGCCCGCGGCGGCGTGACGCCACGGCGCAAATAGTTCACCTCGTCCGGTAGACAAATGCTCACCAGCGAGCAGCGCGGGCATTTGGGCGAATCGTCCAGCGGCGGTGGAATGCGGCCGCCCAGGGCGATGCCGCGCAAGCCATGCAGGGCTGACAGCGCCAGTTGCTGAAGTTCCTCGTCGAACGGGACCGGCGCGCGTTCTCGCGATTCCACGAAATACAATACGCCCTCGGTGCATTCATAACCCTGGTCCTGGAGTAGCAGACCCTGTAAACAAAGCTGCACCCGTTCCGGGTCGTAAGCCGCCTTGGCAATGTGCGGACGCTTGCCGCGCTTGTAGTCCACCGGCACCACGCGGCCCTCATCCGCCTCGATCAGATCCAGCTTCGCGATTACGCCGTAGCGGTTGCTGGACAAGGTGATCGAACGGGCATGGATGCGGCTGTCTTCCGTCACGTCCTCGGGCGCGGGCAGGACATCCTTGCCGCCAGCATCCACACGTTTGTGCCGGCGCCGGCCGTCCACCGTATCGGCCGAATCCGCCCATTCACCCTGCACCCATTCCAGGTAGGCGAGGCGAGCGCAATACACGTATTCATTGACCATCCGCGCCGGCAATAGCGGCTGATCGCCGCTCAGCTCTGGAAACGGCAGCGCGAGTTCCTGCTGGATCGGGCCGTCATGCAGCATGGGGTGCCTCCAAGCTGCGTCGCCAGGCGATATCGAAATCCTCAAGAATTGATATCA
This window encodes:
- the cas2 gene encoding CRISPR-associated endonuclease Cas2 gives rise to the protein MQEHLYIVTYDIRDDKRGRRIFKLMKGYGEWLQLSVFQCRLSARRQAELIQLLDGIIVDGQDHVVMLDLGPADTVRPRVISLGVAFKAVAREPTIV
- a CDS encoding YecA family protein gives rise to the protein MAASKASELMKIGRNDPCPCGSGKKYKRCCLATAQQETQSPLYLSHMRLRRKINDLPTRMMRFVEDTYGTETFTAAFIRFIAPKPRLVGYQDDYLPLAGPWMMHHWIPAREDLELADESLYGRTPTRVFLERRGHQLSTDARRYVEAAMQSPFSFYVVEACRPGIDLKLRDLFTDERREVQERQISLTADVGEILFAVLVDVDELCMFEACNTVRLPAECEVLVSELREAILAEHAISPADIPHQHGEAIRRLYASTNALLLLRDEADAVGGHRVRFVIDCPQAAFDALAPLDPDLSREDLLAGAERDEDGRVLAADLYWADPDTVDGSVGHSIIRIDPQYIIADAFSEGSAVRVKETVERLMGDQARYLGTESFLLKMKATRQSNGFT
- the zwf gene encoding glucose-6-phosphate dehydrogenase, producing MKKVPPGVGPRFPQVVVLVGATGDLARRKLLPGLFHLSKAGFIPGCRIIGLSLDDLDTDGFRQIVRGALEEFSTRKLTKDDWNTFAKTLDYVPLSAGTEAVKAAVERAQQSLSGESRLLHYLSVPPSAALPVVHALGEAGLAQRSRIIMEKPFGTDLASAVSLNSKLHEVFSEDQIFRIDHFLGKEPAQNILAFRFANGLFEPIWNRNFIDHVQIDVPETLGLGQRSAFYEQTGAYRDMVVTHLFQILAFMAMEPPTALEPAPISEEKNKVFRSMLPLDPNNVVRAQYAGYRTEKGVDPASDTETFVALKCQIDNWRWAGVPFYLRTGKRLAEGQRIISIAFREPPKSMFPAGSGIGSQGPDHLTFDLADASKVSLSFYGKRPGPGMRLDKLSLQFAMHDTGLIGDVLEAYERLILDAMRGDHTLFTTAEGIERLWEVSAPLLENPPPVRFYEPGSWGPKAIHQLIAPHAWRLPFERAWRAPNPTGA